The Puntigrus tetrazona isolate hp1 chromosome 16, ASM1883169v1, whole genome shotgun sequence genome includes a region encoding these proteins:
- the rpz gene encoding LOW QUALITY PROTEIN: protein rapunzel (The sequence of the model RefSeq protein was modified relative to this genomic sequence to represent the inferred CDS: deleted 3 bases in 3 codons): MADNEVYEDPEKLKRGLVKVLECVATISPAAAVVNPILAWLDLSSGVVLHHVDHEDIQKLKREFAAWNRAIDEISQQNRQALLQIRKETVDKQYHEVEENIRNQFRKFMEIVEAKPENVQRKKDDFVESFINDKDDQNMYTLYEGVMGKRKLFSQPILDVYMKKHSQGDQRVMENLCTRLAHLFCIGFIALMGYYGIMGDDLQSRNEEWEENMRNVQEKMQEVLRRCK; encoded by the exons ATGGCTGACAATGAGGTATATGAGGACCCAGAGAAGCTGAAGAGGGGTCTGGTGAAGGTTCTGGAATGCGTGGCCACCATCTCGCCCGCAGCAGCGGTGGTCAATCCCATCTTGGCGTGGCTGGATCTCTCATCCGGAGTGGTGCTGCACCACGTGGAC CACGAGGACATCCAGAAACTCAAG CGCGAGTTCGCAGCGTGGAATCGAGCAATCGACGAAATCTCACAGCAGAACCGCCAAGCCCTGCTGCAAATCAGGAAGGAAACGGTGGACAAACAGTACCACGAGGTGGAAGAAAACATTCGCAATCAGTTCCGCAAATTCATGGAGATCGTGGAGGCCAAACCGGAGAACGTGCAGCGCAAGAAGGATGATTTCGTAGAGAGCTTCATCAATGATAAAGATGACCAGAACATGTACACGCTTTATGAAGGTGTGATGGGGAAGCGCAAGCTCTTCAGTCAGCCCATCCTAGACGTCTACATGAAGAAGCACTCGCAGGGTGACCAGCGCGTCATGGAAAACCTGTGCACTCGACTCGCT CACCTGTTCTGCATCGGTTTCATCGCTCTGATGGGCTACTATGGCATCATGGGGGATGATCTGCAATCTCGAAACGAAGAGTGGGAAGAGAACATGAGGAACGTGCAGGAGAAAATGCAGGAGGTGCTGAGGAGATGCAAGTGA